The genomic window AACTACTGCCAGCAATCACAACGGCAGCCCACTGAACCCACTGCACGTGCATGTCCGGCTTCTCCCTGCCGTCTGCGCTCAACTGCCCAAGTCTCCTACGTCACCAATCCCGTGTTGTACTAGTACCGTCGACCGCTGTGGGCGCCTACAGGCCTTGCGGGCCTTCGATGATGGACCCGAATTTCCATGTGCTGCCGACGACAACTCCTCGAGCCCCATGTCCCCATGTCCCCATGCCTCGTCGAACATGATAAATTCCGCTTGCAAGGAGGATTCGACTGCCTGTGAGCCGATATGAGGACCGGCTTCATCTTGGGCCGGACTTGTTTTCGGCCCTTGCTGCGTTCGCAGTCCAGCTCGGTTCCTCTTATACGCCGCGTCGCGTTCCGACTTCACCACACACGCCAAATACCATGGACGGGCCCGGGAACAAAGGGATATTCAGCGAGGAGGGTTATACTGCAAGCCTCGACCGGCGTGGCTGCGCTGAGTGCTGGGGCCTTTATAGAGATATCGCAAACGGACAACAATGGCACCGAACAAACGGGCGAACATCGAATGCTAGAGGTCTCCCGCGAGGAGATGCGAAAAGCTGTTGGCGACCACGAAACCGGACTGCTGAGAGCGGCGCACAAGGCTGTCCTCTTCTTTGACCTGTATGTGTGGGAGCCGGTCTGCACAGGCTTTCGCTTTCTGCACCTCCTCGCCATCTTTGTGCCCGTCATAATCACGGTTCCGGCAATTTGGATTGGGAAACGCCGCCCCGAGCGTGACAACGAACGAAGCGGCACGCTTTGGTGGTACCAGTTTTTAGTCAAGGCGATGGAACTTGCAGGCCCTGCCTTCATCAAGCTGGGACAATGGGCGGCATCCCGAACAGACATCTTTCCCAATGAGATGTGTGATACCATGTCGAAGCTTCACTCGAATGCGCCGGCACACTCCATGCACGCAACTCGCAGGACCGTCTCGGCAGCATTTGGCGGGCGCGAGTTTGACGACATCTTTGATGAATTCGACGAGAAGCCCCTGGGCGTGGGGGCCATTGCGCAAGtctacaaggccaagctcaagCCAGAGCTCGCCATGTCAAAGGGCGGCATGAACGGCTCCGAGGGATACGGCGGGCTATCAGAAAACGTCCGGCGCAACGTCGAAACCGTGCTCAAAAGCTCACCAAAGCGCGTCCCCTCATCGTACGTGGCCGTCAAAGTCCTCCACCCCCGAGTAGACAGAATAGTCCGCCGCGACCTGAAGATCATGCACTTCTTCGCATCCATCCTCAATGCCATCCCGACAATCGAATGGCTCTCGCTGCCCGACGAAGTAGCTCAGTTTGGCGAAATGATGAAGCTCCAGCTCGACTTGCGCATCGAAGCTGCCAACCTCGAGAGGTTCCGCCGCAACTTCAAAGACCGCACAACCGCCTCATTCCCCTACCCCTACACAGACTTCACCACGCGCAACGTGCTCATAGAGGAGTTCGCCCAGGGCATCCCGCTCGCCGACTTTATGGaaaacggcggcggcgttttCCAGCACGACATTGCCGACGAGggcctcgacgccttccTCCGCATGCTCCTCCTGGATAACTTTGTCCACGCAGACCTCCACCCGGGCAACATCATGGTGCGCTTCTACCAGGCCGCCCAGCCTGAGCTCCGCCTGCGCAAGAAGCCAGACCGCAACGCGCACGACCAGGAAGCGGACGTGACGGAAAAGGTCCTCGAGCGCCTCCGCCCCTTCAGACGCCGCAAGAACAAGGCCGCCTGGGAagccgagctggccaagatcGACGCAGAAGGGTACCGGCCGCagctcatcttcatcgacaCAGGCCTCGTCACCGAGCTCAACGCCACCAACCGCGCCAACTTCCTCGACCTCTTCCGGGCCGTCGCCGAATTCGACGGCTACAAGGCCGGCCACCTCATGTGCGAGCGCTGCCGCCAGCCCGAGGCCGTCCTGGAAAAGGAGGTGTTTGCCCTCAAGATGCAGCACCTCGTCCTCAGCGTCAAGTCGCGCACGCTGGCGCTGGGAAACGTCAAGATTGGCGATATCCTCCAGCAGGTCCTCTCCATGGTGCGCAACCACCACGTCCGTATGGAGGGCGACTTtgtcaacgtcgtcatcaGCATCCTCCTTCTCGAGGGCATCGGCCGCAGCTTGAACCCCAACGTCGACCTGCTGAGCAGCTCCTTGCCCATCCTGCGCCAGCTCGGTGCCCAGAGCGGCGCGACAATGGCCAAGAGCGGCGACTTCAGCGTCATCCTGGTCTGGGCGGGTCTCGAGGCGAGAAAGTTCCTGCAGGCGAGCATAGAAGATGTAAGTTTTGTTCCCTCTGAGCCGATTCAATCGCACGTGTTTCCGATGGCCTCGTACTGATTTGCCTAGGTTGAACGATGTGTCAAGTATGATTTGCTTTCACCGAATGTATAAACAGGTAGGGTTGTGTCGAGTACTTGCACGGCGGTATTTGTCTTgcattattttttttactttgtTTACAGGAGCGACATCCATGGGTAATCATGTTGTTGCATGCATGGTGGGTGGCAAAGATTTGGCATAGATGCAAAATACATGAATAGAGGTGCGCTAGCGCTAAGCATCATCTTCTCTCTTGCATATACGATAACTAGTAAATATACACGTGTCAAATTTTCTCAGTTGCATACCCTTTGTCGTTTTGCCTGGGCATTGTATCCATGACATCACAGTAGCAATTCGCAAAGGAGAATGGAGACAAATCTCTTGCTCGTAAGTCATCAGCCTGTATATTAAAGATTTTTATCTGTAAATGCACCGGATGGCTATGCATCTGTGTAAACCCCAGCCTGACCTGCAAATATTTTGTCTACTTGACCGAAGAAGCCCCTGGTAGTGGAATCGCAATGCCTTCGCAGAATAATCAGACAAGATGCTATATAATATCACAGGACGCGTgcctgaaaaaaaaaaaaaacgtatAAATATGGTGGGCCACAAGTGCCGGAATCTCCAACTAAAGGGCAGCGGGAGGGCGTTGGGACCCGAGCTGGAGTAGTTGTGAGTGTCTCGAACAGTCGACATGAAAGTGATTTGTGTCCGTTGTAATTGTTGAAAGAAGTTGCTCTAGGGTGTTGCTCGGGTATAGGAACAGGGCATCAGTATGGGTGATTGCTGCCTAGCAAATGAGGATGGTGAGTATCGTTCGACAACCAAAGCCCACATCTCTCTAGTCAGTACTGGCGCTAAGATCCATCGATTTGTCCCATAGATTACGAAGCAGAGCGTTCGTAccatcctcctcttcggccGCAACTAGGCTCGCTCCGCTTAGTCGTTCATTCAATTTAGCAACGTCGTCTCCGTCAAAGCTGGAACCAGCTCCATTGGTTCTAATTgatgcaccagacttgagcGCGGTTTGGCGCGGATCCGGCATACTGACGTTTCGAGTATGTCGAGCATTGACATCCACAGTCCGTTTGCCGTTCAAAGAGCCAGCAGCTGTGCGTGGAATTCttcgcttcttctccatccCGGGAAGGCGACTGAGGCGGTTCAAAGATCGAGCAACGGGGTTTTGATATCTCCGAACGACGAGGTATTCCATGCCTGTTCGTTCCAGCAGTTTGCCAATACGAGGATCACGGCTGTTTCCTCCGTCGTAGCCAGGACCCCCAACGCCGATCAATGGGCTCGCTCCAACTACACCCACTGCCCCTGTCAATGCTTGGCCAGGCTCCAATACTGAGCTAGCCCGCTGCAAATTCAACTTTTGCTGTGTGCGTGATGTTTCTGCCGCCGGGCCCACTGTCCGCCTGCCAGCCTTTGGTACCAAGGCGCTGTTATCGATTTCGGCCGATGGCACCGGCACCGCTTCGGCATCGTCATTTTTTGGGGCCAGATCGATATGGGTCATTGAGTCGGGCCTTCGGGGGACATCATTCGGACCTCGGCCAGTGGCATGAGCTGGGTGATAAAATGAACCCTGGCTTGCCAGGCCAGAACTGGCAGCATCGACAAATCGGGACACTAGCTCATCTTGATTGCTCCCTGCCGAAGGCGTTACGTTGCGACCAGTAGAGCTGACGGAGCGGGACAGTTGCGCCGGTGCTGCATTGGCAAGGTCGACGGTCATTTGCGGCGGTGCACCGTGCGACGGTGTTCGCTGTAGGAGGCGAGAGGTGAGGTATTCTTTATGGTGAGATGTTTCACGGTCTGGTGACGGACGGTCTGGTTCCCGGGATTTGGAAGTAGTACTCGGGGTCACGGGCCGCGAGTTCTCGGTGCTAGGTCCGTGCCTCAAAGACGATTGAGCGCTGCTGTTGAGCGAGCCTTTGCGTGAGAGATATGGTGAATTGGAGCCGCTGGCATCCACCCACTCGTCTTCGGGATCGTCGCTCCCCAGGTCAAAATGCACCTGGATCTTGCTGGGTTTAGCAGGCTGCCTTTGTATACCCGTGCCGCTCGAGCTTCGTTTGAGCTTGTCCGACGACCGAGTCCGTTTGCCAACCTCGACGTGTGAGCGATTGCGCTTCAAGCTCGTGTGCGACAAGCTCTTGGGCAGATTGGCGGGGAAAGACTGGCGGGAGAGCTTGACTTCGCTGGTGGCTCTGCggtgcggcggcgggcgcaGGGCGACTTGGTCGAATTCGGTGGGCGAGGTAGGTCGCGAAGCTGGTCGTCGATTCAGCTTGGAGGGGTGGGCATGAGGTTGAGGGTGAGGATGAGCGTTGCCATGCTGTTTGTGGACAGCTTTTGAGGAAGGGACGCGGGCGTGCAGGCGACCAGCGTGGCCGACGTGGTGCTGCTTCTGGTGATGCTTTGTACGATGAGGGTGAGACGGAGCTCCCGAGGTATTTGTCGTGTCGCTGTGAGAGTCGCTGTCCCGGTGGTTGAGGGGAGGGCGCTTTGATTGGCCACCGGACGATGCGTTGTCCAGGTCCCTGTCTCGCGGCATGGTGTCGACGGTAGCACCTGCGCACTCCAGGACCGAGGTACTTGGCTTGTACAATACTTGAGGATGCACACCAGACTGCAAGACGCCCGAGGAGGAGTACGGAGCGCCAGACCAAAAAGTACCAGAGCCCGCGTGCGCACCTGCTGTGGTTGGGGTCTCGGGCAAGTGGTGCAAGCGCTGGCTCGAGAGCAATCAATGCTGGGTCGGAGCTGATGGGTCGAGCTGATGGCTGGCACTGGGGGCGAAGACGGCGACGTTGGGAGACATGCAGCGGTGCGATGCTGCGGTGCTGCGGTGCTGCTGAACACTGCAGAGGCTCTCGTCCGACCGAAGGATGTGCCGTCTTcggctgcggctgccttGGTTGGTGATGCGGGACACGTGTGAATGTCGGAGTCGGCGATGACGGCTGCGAAGGCGAATTGGTATTGAGGAGATGAGCTTGTCCACCAACTTTTGGAGTCGCAATGCCAATTGGCCGGCTGCAAGAAGAGTCGCAGGTGGCAGAAGCAGCCCGGGCGCGCGGAAGAGGAGCAGGAGTTCTTGATAAGTCGTCGTCCAGGGCCGAGCGACGGGATAAGCAATGacagacgtcaactggtcggaTAGGGCAGGCCGAGGACAGTAGGTGAGTGGATGAGAtgtctttttttaaaagcccttctctctctcgctctcgctctctcgtcgtcgtcgtctttggccgTGTGCGGGTTTCGTCCGACTTAGACTGGAAACAGATATGGTGGAGGGTGGCGGACTGTGACGAGATGGAGGGTTGCAAAGAAGACTGGATGGCTGATGGTTGGATGGGGGCATCT from Metarhizium brunneum chromosome 2, complete sequence includes these protein-coding regions:
- the YPL109C gene encoding ABC1 family protein YPL109C — protein: MRTGFILGRTCFRPLLRSQSSSVPLIRRVAFRLHHTRQIPWTGPGTKGYSARRVILQASTGVAALSAGAFIEISQTDNNGTEQTGEHRMLEVSREEMRKAVGDHETGLLRAAHKAVLFFDLYVWEPVCTGFRFLHLLAIFVPVIITVPAIWIGKRRPERDNERSGTLWWYQFLVKAMELAGPAFIKLGQWAASRTDIFPNEMCDTMSKLHSNAPAHSMHATRRTVSAAFGGREFDDIFDEFDEKPLGVGAIAQVYKAKLKPELAMSKGGMNGSEGYGGLSENVRRNVETVLKSSPKRVPSSYVAVKVLHPRVDRIVRRDLKIMHFFASILNAIPTIEWLSLPDEVAQFGEMMKLQLDLRIEAANLERFRRNFKDRTTASFPYPYTDFTTRNVLIEEFAQGIPLADFMENGGGVFQHDIADEGLDAFLRMLLLDNFVHADLHPGNIMVRFYQAAQPELRLRKKPDRNAHDQEADVTEKVLERLRPFRRRKNKAAWEAELAKIDAEGYRPQLIFIDTGLVTELNATNRANFLDLFRAVAEFDGYKAGHLMCERCRQPEAVLEKEVFALKMQHLVLSVKSRTLALGNVKIGDILQQVLSMVRNHHVRMEGDFVNVVISILLLEGIGRSLNPNVDLLSSSLPILRQLGAQSGATMAKSGDFSVILVWAGLEARKFLQASIEDVERCVKYDLLSPNV